From the genome of Salmo salar chromosome ssa29, Ssal_v3.1, whole genome shotgun sequence:
ATGATTTGGAAAGCATCGATCATTTAATTGCTCACTCTCTTGTTTCGCAGCCCATGGCGGTATCGATGCGTTCCTTCTGGACGCTGGCTTTAAGCGCGTGCCTTGTGTTGACGGTGAGTGCGGACTGCGGAGCAGACTGCGCATATTGTATTCATCACCTCCAACTTCAACAGACAGACATCAACTCTCTCGTAAGTAGGCCTACAACTAAAACAcaatcttttttttcttcattttcataACATAACGTTTGTATTAATAGGTAATTACTGAATGTTCTCTCTCTATTAGGCTATCTGCACGCGGGTTTCTCAAAACCTTTTTCGTAGTGCTGCTGCTGATTTCCAAGAATTTGCTACCAACCATACAATAGATTACAAACCATAGATAAATGTACATCACAATCATTCGCTGGTTTTGTGATTAGGTTTTGTGATTTCCACTGTATTGATCACTTGGAAATTGAATAAATAGACGTATGATTTAATTATGACACCTACAATCTATAAGTTAATTAATTAAATGACATGAATTATGAGAATCAGctgtaaaatagattttgggtACAATACACTAACTAGAGCGAGTCAAGCAGTGGGCAAGGACTTGTTAGGAATAAACGACTTGAACCACAAACCACCATTGACTCTAAACAtttgacaaattgtgtttcagcTGATAGCATTGATGCTATTATTTTGTAGcgtacaaataaatacattgtttTGTAAATGCATATTTATTTGCCAAGGGAATCTTGGCATGCCTATAATTATTTTGGAAACAATGCAAGTCTGTTAAATTAACGTTTAGGAAAATGTTGATTTAAAAACAGTATTGCTACTGTAAGTGTACAGAGCAACCTAAATCATATGCTTCATTTTTGTTCAATTATTTGGATCTAAATTGTGCCAAGAATGACATGCAAACCTGCATGATTTctcaagcctaaccctaacccatttgaATAGGAGAGTATGGACAGCCTAGTTTGAAATAGTGTACTTTCTATTTTCCACCACTAGATTGCAGTTAAGTATCATACTTCATACGAATATGGCTCACTTTGACTGACTCTGTAGAAACTATCATCTGCATTATGTCATAATGTTGTTTTCAATTCACCAAAGTAGAATTATAGCAGATGGGGAATGCCCTCCCCAATCGCCTCCTAAAGCTTTGCCTGAGGCAAAGGAGGAGGTTGATGGTGGAGAGAAGCAATGTCACAGACCATTAGAGATTGAGCTTTCTAGATTCTCAGGATTGATTTGCTTCCGCTAAATGTACTACGTGGAATGGTGGAACACTCAAGGCACTGGGGTGTTTGTGTGGAGCCCCCAGCCTCCCAACTCCCATGACCAATGGCACTGTGCTGGGGGATTTAGAGTGACATTTATCACCCAACAGAGAGCACTTAACGTCTGATTGGCTGTGATCATTGGGTATCTCTCCATCAACCGTACTGTAGTTCTACCGCAAACCTGAGCACTGTGCTTTTCAAGTGGATAATGAGATTTATGAGTTATTGGAAAGGAGAACCACAAAGAGACAAAGATTTCAACGGTGGACAGTTGAAATATTGTTGAAATATTGGATAGAGGAATAACCTGGTTTATCATCCTATGTGATCGAGTTAAATGTAAAGAAAAGAGTTTCAAAACACTGATCATTTTATTGCCTTACGACTTCTGATCTCGTTCTCTCCCCCAGACATGTACGTTAGAGTGTGAAGGAGCTCTCAGCCCCAAGAAGTCCTGGGAACTGTGTGAGGATGTCCTGCAGGCTAGAAATGCCGACAGTTCAACAGAGGGAGACAAGGCTACCACAGAGACCTCCAAGCCGGACAACAACGACCCACATCAACTAGTAAAGAAGTATGGTGGCTTCATGAAACGCTACGGGGGATTCATGAAGAAAACGGCAGAACTGTACGGTCCTGAACCCGACGATGTCGACCATGGCAGGGAGATCCTGTTCAAACGCTACGGTGGGTTCATGAAGAAGAGTGACGAGCCAGAAGACACACTGAGTCTGCTCCGGGAACTGGTGAGGAACGTGGATGGCGGTGATGGCGGGGTGGAGAAACGCTACGGAGGCTTTCTGAGGAGCGCCAGACAGAGCTCTGACTTGGAGAACGGTATCCGAGAGCTGCAGAAGCGCTACGGCGGCTTCATGAGAAGGGTGGGCAGGCCCGAGTGGAGGGAGGAGCAGAAACGCTATGGAGGCTTCCTCAACAAGCGAGCctggggggaggaagaggaggacgagaTGGAAAAGGAACACGTCGAGTTGGAAGATGTTCCTGACGTGGTAGAGAAGAGATATGGAGGATTCCTGGGATACTGACCTTCCTAAAtacctaccactgctcagtcatgTTCTGTTTTCTTGTCTTGCCTGCATTTTTACTGGTTTCTGTATATGATTGGCTGTAGTAAACATACTGAAGCCTACATGGTTATTTTAGTGGTGTGACATACTGTAACATTCACTCTCCATCTCTAAGAGACTTCCC
Proteins encoded in this window:
- the penkb gene encoding proenkephalin b precursor → MAVSMRSFWTLALSACLVLTVSADCGADCAYCIHHLQLQQTDINSLTCTLECEGALSPKKSWELCEDVLQARNADSSTEGDKATTETSKPDNNDPHQLVKKYGGFMKRYGGFMKKTAELYGPEPDDVDHGREILFKRYGGFMKKSDEPEDTLSLLRELVRNVDGGDGGVEKRYGGFLRSARQSSDLENGIRELQKRYGGFMRRVGRPEWREEQKRYGGFLNKRAWGEEEEDEMEKEHVELEDVPDVVEKRYGGFLGY